In Solea senegalensis isolate Sse05_10M linkage group LG18, IFAPA_SoseM_1, whole genome shotgun sequence, a single window of DNA contains:
- the tmem130 gene encoding transmembrane protein 130 yields MDRNNVLWVVFPFLLVLLGVAKTSDPLSTLENIAGKLVFYQMEGNATYVRDTGELASDVPTETMFELFDPQQNFSSTKFTYTWDLGNGEVIQGTEPVVRFLYSVSGNYTLQLKVGVDVNKSAPAVTEVYSTDVKVLDAIKHIEMKGPPDYKVSQDSSLAFHVDGSPPIWVCWRFLPNCVPDATIGCTLTVLYENTLSLNHTFASAGVHCLDISVRNDVSKLQTSFSLYIKRSDYSHLFFILTCAAVLLATFSFITVVACRRSKSQIAASSNAVFLKNGHSEGQGRIIFNFSNLERGERAPLVSLYGRQYLS; encoded by the exons ATGGACAG GAACAACGTCTTGTGGGTCgtctttccttttctcctcgtcctcctgggTGTGGCAAAGACTTCAGACCCTTTATCGACTTTGG aaaacatcGCAGGGAAGCTGGTTTTCTACCAGATGGAGGGAAACGCCACTTATGTGAGAGACACAGGAGAGCTGGCGTCAGACGTTCCCACAGAGACCATGTTTGAACTCTTTGACCCGCAGCAGAATTTCAGCTCCACCAAATTCACCTACACGTGGGATTTAGGCAACGG AGAGGTGATCCAAGGGACGGAGCCCGTTGTCCGCTTTCTTTACTCAGTGTCGGGGAATTACACGCTGCAGCTCAAAGTGGGAGTGGACGTGAACAAGTCCGCTCCTGCAGTCACTGAGGTCTACTCCACTGACGTCAAAGTGCTCG ATGCCATCAAACACATCGAGATGAAAGGACCTCCAGATTACAAAGTGTCTCAGGATTCAAGTTTGGCTTTTCACGTCGACGGAAg tccTCCCATATGGGTGTGCTGGCGTTTCCTGCCTAACTGTGTGCCAGACGCCACCATCGGCTGCACGCTGACTGTGCTGTATGAAAACACGCTGAGTCTCAATCACACGTTCGCCTCAGCCGGCGTTCACTGCCTCGACATCAGCGTCCGCAACGACGTCAGCAAACTGCAGACGTCCTTCAGCCTCTACATCAAGAGAAGTG ATTACAGTCATCTGTTCTTCATCCTGACGTGTGCCGCCGTCCTCCTCGCAACCTTCTCCTTCATCACCGTCGTCGCCTGTCGTCGCAGCAAATCACAG aTTGCTGCTTCCAGTAATGCCGTGTTCCTGAAGAACGGACACTCTGAAGGTCAAGGCAGGATCATCTTTAACTTCTCCAACCTGGAGAGAGGAGAGCGGGCGCCGCTCGTGTCACTGTACGGAAGACAGTATTTGTCTTAA